A single region of the Devosia sp. FJ2-5-3 genome encodes:
- a CDS encoding flagellar basal body P-ring protein FlgI produces MQYRFLRTVLAAALSAAMVLTPVSQANAAPARIKDIVDVEGIRENQLVGYGLVVGLDGTGDSLNNSPFTRQSLQSMLERLGVNTNGENVRTANVAAVMVTANLPAFATQGSRMDVAVSALGDADSLQGGMLLVTPLVGADGEVYAIAQGPVAINGFKAQGDAASIVSGVPTTGRISSGALIEREIGFELGSMHSLRLSLRNADLTTARRIAMVINDFIGAPTAVPEDPATVRLTLPANFNGNIVDLLTDIEQLIVQTDQSAKIVIDENSGIIVMGKDVRVSSVAVAQSNLTVSIAENPEVSQPNPFSMGQTEVVPNTDLNVTQTDTALQTVPESVTLQQLVDGLNALGLSPRDLIAILQAIKATGALQAEIEVL; encoded by the coding sequence ATGCAATATCGCTTCCTTCGTACCGTCCTAGCCGCCGCACTCAGCGCCGCCATGGTCCTGACACCCGTCAGCCAGGCAAATGCTGCCCCTGCGCGGATCAAGGACATCGTGGATGTCGAAGGCATTCGCGAGAATCAGCTGGTAGGCTACGGCCTCGTGGTCGGTCTCGACGGCACGGGCGACAGCCTCAACAATTCCCCCTTCACGCGCCAGTCGCTGCAATCCATGCTCGAGCGGCTTGGCGTGAACACCAATGGCGAAAACGTCCGCACCGCCAATGTCGCCGCCGTGATGGTGACGGCCAATTTGCCGGCCTTCGCCACCCAGGGCTCGCGCATGGACGTGGCCGTTTCGGCACTCGGCGATGCGGACAGCCTCCAGGGCGGCATGTTGCTGGTGACCCCGCTGGTCGGCGCCGACGGTGAAGTCTACGCGATCGCCCAGGGTCCGGTTGCGATCAACGGCTTCAAGGCCCAAGGCGACGCCGCCAGCATCGTCTCCGGCGTGCCGACGACAGGCCGCATTTCCTCGGGCGCCCTTATCGAACGCGAAATCGGCTTCGAACTGGGGTCCATGCACTCCCTGCGCCTGTCGCTGCGCAATGCCGACCTCACCACGGCCCGCCGCATCGCCATGGTGATCAATGATTTCATCGGTGCGCCGACGGCCGTGCCCGAGGATCCGGCAACCGTCCGCCTGACCCTGCCGGCCAATTTCAACGGCAATATCGTCGACCTCCTGACCGATATCGAGCAGCTGATCGTCCAGACCGACCAGTCCGCCAAGATCGTGATCGACGAAAACAGCGGCATCATCGTCATGGGCAAGGATGTGCGCGTGTCGAGCGTTGCCGTTGCCCAGTCCAACCTCACGGTCTCCATTGCCGAGAACCCGGAAGTCTCGCAGCCCAATCCCTTCTCGATGGGCCAGACCGAAGTGGTGCCGAACACCGATCTCAACGTCACCCAGACCGACACGGCGCTGCAGACGGTGCCGGAAAGCGTCACCTTGCAGCAACTCGTCGATGGCCTAAACGCCCTCGGCCTGTCGCCCCGCGATCTGATCGCCATCCTCCAGGCCATCAAGGCCACCGGCGCCCTGCAGGCCGAAATCGAGGTGCTCTGA
- a CDS encoding flagellar assembly protein FliX: MRIESANRLSSVASRGAVGRYSGGQAFALAGVSAPARPSAASPVMPLAALDAILALQGVGDALTGRRRAVKRGASMLDVLEEVKADLLVGRITPERLDILAEQLQSMRDRVDPGLDGVIDEIELRVRIELAKLGRFPPL; encoded by the coding sequence GTGCGTATCGAGTCCGCCAATCGCCTGTCGAGTGTAGCAAGTCGCGGTGCCGTAGGCCGCTATTCTGGGGGGCAGGCGTTCGCGCTTGCCGGAGTAAGCGCCCCGGCGCGTCCGTCGGCGGCCTCTCCGGTGATGCCGCTGGCCGCCCTCGATGCCATTTTGGCGCTGCAGGGAGTGGGTGACGCCCTGACGGGGCGCCGCCGGGCCGTCAAGCGCGGAGCATCGATGCTCGATGTGCTCGAGGAGGTCAAAGCCGATCTCCTGGTTGGGCGGATCACACCCGAGCGCCTCGACATTCTGGCTGAACAGCTGCAGTCGATGCGGGACAGGGTCGACCCGGGCCTCGATGGGGTCATCGACGAAATCGAGCTTCGGGTCCGGATCGAACTGGCCAAGCTTGGTCGCTTTCCGCCGCTTTAG
- the dksA gene encoding RNA polymerase-binding protein DksA yields the protein MSSVDVLEYRPSEDEPFMNPRMREYFRNKLFAWKEEILRESRETLENLQEESQNHPDMADRASSESDRSLELRTRDRQRKLIAKIDSAIKRIDEGTYGFCEETGDPIGVARLDARPIATLSLEAQELHERREKVYRDE from the coding sequence ATGTCTTCGGTTGATGTCTTGGAATACCGGCCCAGTGAAGACGAGCCGTTCATGAACCCGCGCATGCGGGAATACTTCCGAAACAAGCTTTTCGCGTGGAAAGAGGAAATTCTTCGCGAAAGCCGGGAGACTCTGGAGAACCTCCAGGAGGAAAGCCAGAATCATCCTGATATGGCAGATCGCGCCAGCTCGGAGAGCGATCGTTCGCTCGAGCTGCGCACCCGGGATCGGCAGCGCAAGCTGATCGCCAAGATCGATTCTGCCATCAAGCGCATTGACGAGGGCACTTATGGCTTTTGTGAGGAAACCGGCGACCCGATCGGTGTCGCCCGCCTCGATGCCCGTCCCATCGCCACGTTGAGCCTGGAAGCCCAGGAACTGCACGAACGCCGCGAAAAGGTGTATCGCGACGAATAA
- a CDS encoding YciI family protein, with translation MRVMVFVKATADSEAEVSGTPEMFEAMGRYNEQLINAGILLAGDGLKPSSRGKRVVFSGANRSVYDGPFAETKELVAGYWLWQVRDMDEAVEWVKRCPNPMFTDSEIEIRPVYEMADFADIMTPESKALHEGNADRVR, from the coding sequence ATGCGTGTAATGGTATTTGTGAAAGCGACTGCGGATAGCGAAGCCGAAGTGAGTGGAACACCGGAAATGTTCGAGGCCATGGGCCGGTACAATGAGCAGCTGATCAATGCCGGTATCCTGCTCGCCGGCGACGGCCTGAAACCCTCATCCCGAGGCAAGCGCGTGGTGTTCAGCGGCGCCAATCGCAGCGTCTATGACGGCCCCTTTGCCGAGACCAAGGAACTGGTCGCCGGCTATTGGCTCTGGCAGGTGCGCGACATGGATGAGGCCGTCGAATGGGTCAAACGCTGCCCCAACCCGATGTTCACCGATAGCGAGATCGAAATCCGCCCGGTTTATGAGATGGCAGATTTTGCCGATATCATGACGCCCGAGTCCAAGGCGCTCCACGAGGGCAATGCCGACAGGGTCCGCTGA
- a CDS encoding carboxypeptidase M32 codes for MSFQKLDDLGRRLEALEHALSILGADEATHMAVGGGDKRAEAMSNLAGMYHAQATAPEIRDWIEAAKAEELTPDQSLAIAEFERGYVNATCLPTEFVERRTATTMRSEQLWRDLRAKGDWDSFLPSFEGVVALAREEAQLRAHALGLAPYDALMDQYDPGNRVADIDPVFTDLKNFLKDFLPEALDVQEARRSRHPRKELNAPYPIEKQRELGLAAMRAVGFDFTHGSLAVSHHPFCGGVPTDVRMTTRYRTDQFLPSLMGVLHETGHALYEQGLPKEWSHWPLGKARGMGMHESQSLFVEMQLSRSPEFWEFMLPLVHQHLGEDAIPGWDIADILNEVNHVERGYIRVDADEVTYPLHVILRYELEQDLVGGKLEASQIPEAWDAKMTEYLGISTINDPKDGPMQDVHWPSGAFGYFPSYTLGAMIAAQQWAAMERALPAAPDMVRQGDFSAINQWRADNIWTQASRLSTPDLITAATGEPLNADHFKAHLRRRYGRV; via the coding sequence ATGTCCTTTCAGAAACTCGATGATCTCGGCCGCAGGCTCGAGGCGCTTGAACATGCGCTGTCCATCCTCGGCGCCGACGAGGCGACCCATATGGCGGTGGGCGGCGGCGACAAGCGCGCCGAGGCCATGTCGAACCTGGCGGGCATGTATCACGCCCAGGCCACGGCGCCCGAAATCCGCGACTGGATAGAGGCCGCCAAGGCCGAGGAACTCACGCCCGACCAGTCCCTGGCGATTGCCGAGTTCGAGCGCGGCTATGTCAACGCCACCTGCCTGCCGACCGAATTCGTCGAGCGTCGCACGGCGACCACAATGCGCTCCGAGCAGCTCTGGCGCGATCTGCGGGCGAAGGGCGACTGGGACAGTTTCCTGCCCTCGTTCGAGGGTGTCGTGGCACTGGCGCGCGAAGAGGCGCAATTGCGGGCGCACGCCCTCGGCCTTGCCCCTTATGACGCGCTGATGGACCAATATGATCCCGGCAACCGGGTCGCCGATATCGATCCGGTCTTCACCGACCTCAAGAATTTCCTGAAGGATTTCCTGCCCGAGGCGCTGGATGTTCAGGAGGCGCGGCGCTCCAGGCATCCGCGCAAGGAGCTCAATGCGCCCTACCCCATCGAAAAGCAGCGCGAGCTGGGGCTGGCGGCGATGCGCGCCGTGGGCTTCGATTTCACCCATGGCTCGCTGGCGGTCTCCCATCACCCCTTCTGCGGCGGCGTGCCGACCGATGTGCGCATGACCACGCGCTATCGCACCGACCAGTTCCTGCCCTCGCTGATGGGCGTGCTGCACGAGACCGGGCACGCGCTTTACGAACAGGGCCTGCCCAAGGAATGGTCGCACTGGCCATTGGGCAAGGCGCGCGGCATGGGAATGCATGAAAGCCAGAGCCTGTTCGTCGAAATGCAGCTCTCGCGCAGCCCCGAATTCTGGGAATTCATGCTGCCGCTGGTGCACCAGCATCTGGGCGAGGATGCCATCCCCGGCTGGGATATCGCCGATATCCTCAATGAGGTGAACCATGTCGAGCGCGGCTATATCCGCGTCGATGCCGACGAGGTGACCTACCCGCTCCACGTCATCCTGCGCTACGAACTCGAGCAGGATCTGGTGGGCGGAAAGCTCGAGGCCAGCCAGATCCCCGAGGCATGGGACGCCAAGATGACCGAATATCTCGGCATCTCCACCATCAACGACCCCAAGGATGGCCCGATGCAGGACGTGCACTGGCCCTCGGGCGCCTTTGGCTATTTCCCCAGCTACACACTGGGCGCGATGATCGCGGCCCAACAATGGGCGGCGATGGAGCGGGCGCTTCCCGCCGCGCCGGACATGGTGCGCCAGGGCGATTTTTCGGCCATCAACCAGTGGCGCGCTGACAATATCTGGACGCAGGCTTCGCGCCTGTCGACGCCGGATTTGATTACGGCAGCCACCGGCGAACCGCTCAATGCCGACCACTTCAAGGCCCATCTCAGGCGCCGATACGGCCGGGTCTGA
- the flgH gene encoding flagellar basal body L-ring protein FlgH, with protein MNFFKIAAIITLAGSLAACNTMDRLADVGRAPSLTAIQDPTAMAGYQPVRMPMPEPIADTYQSNSLYRTSAKGFFKDERAHRVGDILTIVVTIDDSAQIDNSTQRSRASTNSAGMGGIFGSAVTHLSGGNIDPAAAIDLTSGINDAGAGSVNRSESLETSVAAVVTQVLPNGNLVIEGRQEVRVNFEVRDLIVTGIVRPSDIQANNTIPSTKIAEARISYGGRGQITDVQQPRYGQQVLDAILPF; from the coding sequence ATGAACTTTTTCAAGATCGCTGCCATCATCACCCTGGCCGGCTCGCTTGCAGCCTGCAACACCATGGATCGCCTCGCCGATGTCGGCCGGGCCCCGAGCCTCACCGCCATCCAGGATCCGACCGCGATGGCCGGCTACCAGCCCGTGCGCATGCCGATGCCCGAGCCGATCGCCGACACCTACCAGTCGAACTCGCTCTACCGCACTTCGGCCAAGGGCTTCTTCAAGGACGAGCGCGCCCACCGCGTCGGCGACATCCTGACCATCGTCGTCACCATCGATGACAGCGCCCAGATCGACAACTCCACCCAGCGCAGCCGCGCCTCGACCAATTCGGCCGGCATGGGCGGCATTTTCGGTTCGGCCGTGACCCATCTTTCCGGCGGCAATATCGATCCGGCAGCGGCCATCGACCTGACCTCGGGCATCAACGATGCCGGCGCCGGCTCGGTCAACCGCTCGGAAAGCCTCGAGACCTCGGTTGCCGCAGTCGTCACCCAGGTCCTTCCCAACGGCAATCTCGTGATCGAAGGCCGCCAGGAAGTGCGCGTGAACTTCGAAGTGCGCGACCTCATCGTCACCGGCATCGTCCGCCCCTCGGACATCCAGGCCAACAACACCATCCCGTCCACCAAGATCGCCGAAGCCCGTATTTCCTACGGTGGCCGCGGCCAGATCACCGACGTGCAGCAGCCGCGCTACGGCCAGCAGGTCCTGGACGCCATCCTGCCTTTCTAA
- the flgA gene encoding flagellar basal body P-ring formation chaperone FlgA: MAHFRTLTAAIALSLMAGSALAAPVLRGDIIVINPVVTAGDMFEDAGALADTPIFGAPAPGTSGLVDLGAIKAAAARIGINTFGNNGLDRVRVSRAAILVDETFLKDMIFADLKARGIIGQGMHADIMLSPGFSPVQVAADAEPARLDNLRYHPSRNDFSARFTLSGMSRPLDVSGNIMMSVDAPHLAATLAAGTVLMPEHIVMRPIPLRDADSLGIVPVEKLVGMALRRQSRDGVVLRAADITEPLAVTKNELVTIVFRQGPMTLTVKGQAVTSAAKGSPLQVINLMSKRIISATAIAPGTVQVTSAPLALAGL, encoded by the coding sequence ATGGCGCATTTCCGCACACTGACCGCCGCAATTGCCCTGTCGCTCATGGCCGGCTCCGCTCTTGCAGCACCCGTCCTGCGCGGCGACATCATCGTCATCAACCCCGTCGTGACGGCGGGGGACATGTTCGAGGATGCCGGCGCCCTCGCCGACACCCCGATCTTCGGAGCACCCGCTCCGGGCACGTCCGGTCTTGTCGATCTCGGCGCCATCAAGGCGGCGGCGGCGCGCATCGGCATCAACACTTTCGGCAATAATGGCCTCGATCGGGTCCGCGTCTCGCGTGCAGCAATTCTGGTGGACGAAACCTTCCTCAAGGACATGATCTTTGCCGATCTCAAGGCCCGGGGCATAATCGGCCAGGGAATGCATGCCGATATCATGCTCTCGCCGGGGTTCTCGCCGGTGCAGGTCGCGGCCGATGCCGAGCCCGCCCGCCTGGACAATCTGCGCTATCACCCGAGCCGCAACGACTTCTCGGCCCGCTTCACGCTGTCGGGCATGAGCCGTCCGCTCGACGTCTCGGGCAATATCATGATGTCCGTCGACGCCCCGCACCTGGCGGCCACGCTGGCGGCAGGCACGGTGCTGATGCCCGAGCATATCGTCATGCGGCCGATCCCGCTGCGCGACGCCGATAGCCTTGGCATCGTGCCGGTGGAGAAATTGGTGGGCATGGCGCTTCGTCGCCAGAGCCGCGACGGCGTCGTCCTGCGCGCAGCCGATATCACCGAGCCGCTGGCCGTCACCAAGAACGAACTCGTCACCATCGTCTTCCGCCAGGGTCCGATGACCTTGACCGTCAAGGGTCAGGCCGTCACCAGCGCCGCCAAGGGCTCGCCCCTGCAAGTCATCAACCTCATGTCCAAGCGCATCATCAGCGCTACCGCCATCGCGCCCGGCACGGTCCAGGTGACCTCTGCCCCGCTGGCGCTGGCCGGCCTCTAA
- the flgG gene encoding flagellar basal-body rod protein FlgG: MKALYIASTGMSAQERNVEVISNNIANMRTAGFKRQRAEFEDLLYQQISRAGSETSDQGTLVPAGLEIGSGVRTVATPRVMSQGSVNVTERELDVAIRGEGFFMIDLPDGRTAYTRDGSFERSPEGTLVNSSGFSMTGGITIPGDITSVSISPSGVVQGFRGNNTDAQNLGQIQLARFTNKSGLESMGDNMFLETGASGPAQIGLPNADSNGNLLQNYLEMANVNSVTEIADLIAAQRAYEMNARVISGADQMMQATSQLR, translated from the coding sequence ATGAAAGCCCTTTATATCGCATCGACCGGCATGAGCGCGCAGGAACGCAATGTCGAAGTCATTTCCAACAATATCGCCAACATGCGCACCGCCGGCTTCAAGCGGCAGCGCGCCGAATTCGAAGATCTGCTCTACCAGCAGATTTCCCGCGCCGGTTCGGAAACCTCCGACCAGGGTACGCTGGTGCCTGCGGGCCTCGAGATCGGCTCGGGCGTGCGCACCGTGGCAACGCCCCGCGTTATGAGCCAGGGTAGCGTCAACGTCACCGAGCGCGAACTCGACGTCGCCATCCGCGGCGAAGGCTTCTTCATGATCGACCTGCCCGATGGGCGGACGGCCTATACCCGCGACGGCTCGTTCGAGCGCAGCCCGGAAGGCACGCTGGTCAATTCCAGCGGCTTTTCGATGACCGGCGGCATCACCATTCCCGGCGACATCACTTCGGTGAGCATTTCGCCCAGCGGCGTAGTCCAGGGCTTCCGCGGCAACAATACCGACGCGCAAAATCTCGGCCAGATCCAGCTGGCGCGCTTCACCAACAAGTCGGGCCTCGAATCGATGGGGGACAACATGTTCCTCGAGACCGGCGCCAGCGGCCCGGCCCAAATTGGCCTGCCCAACGCCGACAGCAATGGCAATCTGCTGCAGAACTATCTGGAAATGGCCAACGTCAATTCGGTGACCGAAATCGCCGATCTGATCGCCGCCCAGCGTGCCTATGAAATGAATGCCCGTGTCATCTCCGGTGCCGACCAGATGATGCAGGCAACCAGCCAGCTGCGCTGA
- the flgF gene encoding flagellar basal-body rod protein FlgF yields MENAQLINLSRQMALQRQMDMLANNIANVNTTGFKAEQMLFEEYKMPVASHRGFSGEDQSLRYVQDWATIQDFANGPMVQSGSPLDVAIMGDGFFAVQTQGGERWSRAGSFQLNNTGTLVDLSGNPILGEGGPIQFGPEETDITIAADGSVSSSEGPKGKLRIVEFDEPQELIRQGNNLFSGGTPVANANSRVMQGFVERSNVSGVAEMSEMIRVTRTYESIASLAQKQDELRRNAIQRLGDANA; encoded by the coding sequence ATGGAAAACGCACAACTCATCAACCTCTCGCGCCAGATGGCGCTGCAGCGGCAGATGGACATGCTGGCGAACAATATCGCCAACGTGAATACGACGGGCTTCAAGGCCGAACAGATGCTGTTCGAGGAATACAAGATGCCAGTCGCGTCCCATCGCGGCTTTTCCGGTGAAGACCAGTCCCTGCGCTATGTGCAGGACTGGGCGACGATCCAGGATTTTGCCAACGGTCCGATGGTGCAGTCCGGTAGCCCGCTCGACGTCGCGATCATGGGCGACGGCTTCTTTGCCGTGCAGACGCAGGGCGGCGAGCGCTGGTCCCGCGCCGGTTCCTTCCAGCTCAACAATACCGGCACGCTGGTCGATCTCTCCGGCAACCCCATTCTCGGCGAAGGCGGCCCCATCCAGTTCGGCCCCGAAGAAACCGACATCACCATTGCCGCAGACGGCTCCGTGTCGTCCAGCGAAGGCCCCAAGGGCAAGCTGCGCATCGTCGAGTTCGACGAGCCGCAGGAACTGATCCGCCAGGGCAACAACCTTTTCTCCGGCGGCACGCCCGTCGCCAACGCCAATTCCCGCGTCATGCAGGGTTTCGTCGAGCGCTCAAATGTCTCGGGCGTCGCCGAAATGTCCGAAATGATCCGCGTCACCCGCACCTACGAATCCATCGCCTCGCTGGCCCAGAAGCAGGATGAGTTGCGCCGCAACGCCATCCAGCGCCTCGGCGACGCCAACGCCTGA
- a CDS encoding flagellar basal body-associated FliL family protein, protein MAAEAEIGGEAPAKKGINKLFVIIGAAAAVVIVGGAGLFFFLSSGNSADAAAAHDGAGHGEAAIVTDTFIFNLEPMMVNLNSAEGQQNYMKLTVALEVADQETMTAIQPRLAKVVDAFQVYMRELRKSDLEGSAGIYRLKEELLRRVNLAVYPARVESVLFKEILVQ, encoded by the coding sequence ATGGCGGCAGAAGCAGAAATCGGTGGCGAAGCGCCCGCCAAAAAAGGCATCAACAAGCTCTTCGTCATAATTGGTGCTGCAGCGGCCGTCGTGATCGTCGGTGGAGCGGGTCTCTTCTTCTTCCTGTCCTCGGGCAATTCGGCCGACGCGGCCGCCGCTCACGATGGAGCAGGGCATGGCGAGGCCGCCATCGTCACCGATACCTTCATCTTCAATCTCGAACCGATGATGGTCAATCTCAACAGCGCCGAAGGCCAGCAGAACTATATGAAGCTGACCGTCGCGCTCGAAGTTGCCGACCAGGAGACGATGACAGCCATCCAGCCGCGCCTCGCCAAGGTCGTGGATGCATTCCAGGTCTACATGCGCGAGCTGCGCAAGAGCGATCTGGAAGGTTCCGCCGGCATCTATCGCCTCAAGGAAGAGCTGCTGCGCCGCGTCAACCTGGCCGTTTATCCGGCCCGGGTCGAAAGCGTCCTCTTCAAGGAAATCCTGGTGCAGTAA
- the fliM gene encoding flagellar motor switch protein FliM — protein sequence MAGPSDQDKLSEDWGLDALTGSGGGFDIPAADDPGMEDWAAMLQAGDGGSSDGIDRVLNQDEIDNLLGFDAAAANNVELSGVQALINSALVSYERLPMLEIVFDRLVRLATTSLRNFTSDNVEVSLDSISSVRFGDYLNSIPLPAILSVIKAEEWGNYGLLTVDSNLIYSMIDVLLGGRRSGGNVRVEGRPYTTIEMALAQRMIELILDDTHRAFEPVTQVNFKLERMESNPRFAAISRPNNAAILIELRIEMDDRGGKIEILLPYATIEPIRDQLLQMFMGEKFGRDPIWEGHLATEIYQADVEIEAVLHEQDLPLARLINIKPGETIMFERAPTDPIQLRCGDVDLTQAIMGHIGNHVSVRVTRPLNPPKVTMAAFEAIDESMEGR from the coding sequence ATGGCTGGTCCTTCCGATCAAGACAAACTCTCCGAAGACTGGGGCCTTGACGCCCTGACCGGAAGCGGTGGCGGGTTCGATATTCCTGCTGCCGACGATCCGGGCATGGAAGATTGGGCGGCGATGCTGCAGGCCGGCGATGGCGGCAGCAGCGACGGTATCGACCGTGTGCTCAATCAGGACGAGATCGACAATCTGCTCGGCTTCGATGCCGCGGCCGCCAACAATGTCGAGCTGTCGGGCGTTCAGGCGCTCATCAATTCGGCCCTGGTGAGCTATGAGCGCCTGCCGATGCTCGAAATCGTCTTCGACCGCCTCGTGCGGCTGGCGACGACCTCCCTGCGCAATTTCACCTCCGACAACGTCGAAGTCTCGCTGGACTCGATCTCATCGGTGCGTTTCGGCGACTATCTCAATTCCATTCCGTTGCCCGCCATCCTTTCGGTCATCAAGGCCGAGGAATGGGGCAATTATGGCCTGCTCACCGTCGACAGCAATCTCATCTATTCGATGATCGACGTGCTGCTGGGCGGTCGCCGCAGCGGTGGCAATGTCCGCGTCGAGGGGCGTCCCTATACAACCATCGAAATGGCGCTGGCACAGCGCATGATCGAGCTGATCCTCGATGATACGCACCGGGCCTTCGAGCCGGTGACCCAGGTCAATTTCAAGCTCGAGCGCATGGAGAGCAATCCGCGCTTTGCCGCGATCTCCCGCCCGAACAATGCGGCCATCCTGATCGAACTGCGGATCGAGATGGATGATCGCGGCGGCAAGATCGAAATCCTTCTGCCCTACGCGACGATCGAGCCCATCCGCGACCAGCTCCTGCAGATGTTCATGGGTGAAAAGTTCGGCCGCGATCCGATCTGGGAAGGCCATCTCGCCACCGAGATCTACCAGGCCGACGTCGAGATCGAGGCAGTGCTGCACGAGCAGGACCTGCCGCTGGCGCGCCTGATCAACATCAAGCCGGGCGAGACGATCATGTTCGAGCGCGCCCCGACGGATCCGATCCAGCTGCGCTGCGGCGATGTCGATCTTACCCAGGCGATCATGGGTCATATTGGAAATCATGTTTCGGTGCGTGTTACGCGCCCGCTCAACCCGCCCAAGGTCACGATGGCGGCGTTTGAAGCGATCGACGAGTCTATGGAAGGGCGATAA
- a CDS encoding DUF6468 domain-containing protein, which produces MGLSLGLFIEGAVALLLALTLGYCIVLNRRLTLLHADRDALRLMVGDLVTATSLANQAIKELKTTAVEADLSLTSRLEEAERFGIQLANHINSGNALMQRIAKITAAGRRTPAPVAGLDLLPGAPAAAPAHGTNKVRAALEQLSTRVHNRGVAA; this is translated from the coding sequence TTGGGTTTGTCTCTGGGTTTGTTCATTGAAGGTGCCGTTGCTCTGCTGCTGGCACTGACCCTTGGTTATTGCATCGTCCTCAACCGTCGCCTGACGCTGCTGCATGCGGACCGCGACGCGCTCCGCCTGATGGTGGGAGATCTGGTTACGGCGACCAGCCTGGCCAACCAGGCCATCAAGGAGCTCAAGACCACCGCGGTGGAAGCCGATTTGTCGCTGACGTCTCGACTTGAGGAAGCCGAGCGTTTCGGCATCCAGCTGGCCAATCACATCAATTCGGGCAATGCGCTGATGCAGCGGATCGCCAAGATCACCGCTGCAGGCCGTCGCACGCCGGCTCCCGTCGCCGGGCTCGACCTGCTCCCCGGTGCGCCTGCCGCGGCGCCGGCTCACGGCACCAACAAGGTCCGTGCCGCGCTCGAACAATTGTCCACCCGTGTGCATAATCGTGGGGTCGCAGCGTGA